In a genomic window of Rhododendron vialii isolate Sample 1 chromosome 12a, ASM3025357v1:
- the LOC131311824 gene encoding aspartyl protease family protein 2-like: MFFQKKEKPTKAMVIKFFLFIISLSLSSVGVHSLKANASSLHSVEFMDHLSFNAVSVSSNSGCGLASKNPQTQSEIPTEGEEKDGIFDTPSVKLQLKHRSVSQEMKPEDSVTESTIRDRVRIQTLHTRIIEKKNQNSLSRLQVKDLGKSESGKQEFKPVIAPAASPEHSPSGYSAGGQLTATLESGVSLGSGEYFMDVFVGTPPRHYSLILDTGSDLNWIQCVPCYDCFEQNGPHYNPKESSSFSNISCHDPKCHLVSSPDPPQPCKAENQTCPYYYWYGDSSNTTGDFALETFTVNLTTPAGKSDLRRVENVMFGCGHWNRGLFHGAAGLLGLGRGPLSFSSQLQSLYGHSFSYCLVDRNSNSSVSSKLIFGEDKDLLNHPQLNFTSLVGGKENPADTFYYVQVKSVIVGGEVVKIPEETWNLSPEGAGGTIIDSGTTLSYFADPAYKAIKEAFLNKVKGYPVVEDFPILEPCYNVSGVEKPELPSLGIVFGDGGVWNFPVENYFIKLEPEEVVCLAILGTPRSALSIIGNYQQQNFHILYDTKKSRLGFAPTRCSDV; encoded by the coding sequence ATGTTcttccaaaaaaaggaaaaacccaCCAAGGCGATGGTGATAAAGTTCTTCCTTTTCATCATAtccctttccctttcttctGTTGGCGTTCATAGCCTGAAAGCCAACGCTTCTAGCCTACACAGCGTAGAATTTATGGATCATTTGAGCTTCAATGCTGTTTCTGTTTCATCCAATTCCGGTTGTGGTCTTGCATCTAAAAACCCACAAACCCAATCAGAAATCCCAacagaaggagaagaaaaggatGGAATTTTTGATACCCCATCTGTGAAACTTCAACTGAAGCACCGGTCAGTTAGTCAAGAAATGAAGCCCGAGGACTCAGTAACTGAGTCAACAATCAGAGACCGAGTCAGAATTCAGACACTTCATACCAGAATCATTGagaaaaagaaccaaaactCCTTGTCAAGGCTACAAGTGAAAGACTTGGGGAAATCTGAATCTGGGAAGCAAGAATTCAAGCCGGTGATTGCTCCGGCGGCTTCGCCGGAGCATTCCCCATCCGGGTATTCTGCCGGCGGACAGCTGACGGCGACACTCGAGTCGGGGGTGAGTCTTGGATCGGGAGAGTACTTCATGGACGTGTTTGTGGGTACACCTCCTAGACATTACTCTTTGATACTTGATACTGGTAGTGATCTCAATTGGATTCAATGTGTTCCATGTTATGACTGTTTTGAGCAAAATGGACCTCATTATAATCCCAAAGAGTCTAGCTCTTTTAGCAATATTAGTTGCCATGATCCCAAGTGCCACCTTGTTTCCTCCCCTGATCCTCCTCAGCCTTGCAAGGCAGAGAACCAAACCTGCCCTTATTACTATTGGTATGGAGATAGTTCCAATACCACCGGCGATTTCGCCCTGGAAACCTTCACTGTTAACCTGACCACACCCGCCGGGAAGTCAGATCTCCGGCGGGTGGAGAATGTGATGTTTGGATGTGGACATTGGAATAGAGGTTTGTTTCATGGGGCTGCTGGGCTGCTAGGGCTTGGAAGGGGTCCactttcattttcatcacaGTTGCAATCTTTGTATGGCCATTCCTTTTCCTATTGCCTTGTTGATAGAAATAGCAACTCAAGTGTTAGTAGCAAGTTGATTTTTGGTGAGGACAAGGACTTGTTAAACCACCCTCAACTGAATTTCACTTCATTGGTAGGTGGGAAAGAAAATCCAGCTGATACATTCTACTATGTGCAAGTGAAATCGGTGATCGTGGGAGGAGAGGTGGTAAAAATCCCTGAGGAGACGTGGAACTTGTCGCCGGAGGGGGCTGGGGGTACAATCATCGATTCGGGTACTACGTTAAGTTATTTTGCTGATCCGGCTTACAAGGCCATTAAAGAGGCGTTTTTGAACAAGGTGAAGGGTTATCCAGTTGTGGAAGACTTTCCTATACTGGAACCTTGTTACAATGTTTCTGGAGTGGAGAAACCTGAGCTACCCTCTCTTGGAATTGTGTTTGGGGATGGAGGGGTGTGGAATTTCCCGGTGGAGAACTATTTTATCAAGCTTGAACCGGAGGAAGTCGTTTGCTTGGCAATACTGGGGACTCCTCGATCTGCTCTGTCGATAATCGGGAACTATCAGCAGCAGAATTTCCACATACTGTATGACACAAAGAAATCCAGGCTGGGTTTTGCACCAACAAGGTGTTCAGATGTTTAA